From a single Apium graveolens cultivar Ventura chromosome 2, ASM990537v1, whole genome shotgun sequence genomic region:
- the LOC141705895 gene encoding uncharacterized protein LOC141705895 isoform X1, whose amino-acid sequence MAITKVENPSNQPSSSSSSSSSRPRWGDVDDDNDDYLLPPREVIGPDENGIKKVIEYKLNHENKLVRVTTTSRVRKLVANARVSKHVVQRRAWTKFGDALDEGVGANLTMVSTEAIFLERPAPYGSKVEESNSTTELRTGGALMVCRTCGKKGDHWSARCPYKDLNQPIETFSEKPGTSDVISANGVTKAAYVPPNLRRGAERTSGSDMRRRTEENSVRVTNLSEDTREADLNELCRNIGPVTRTYVSTDQRTGVCRGFGFVNFLNREDAEKAIKVLNGYGYDNLILHVEWAAPRTN is encoded by the exons ATGGCGATCACTAAGGTTGAAAACCCTAGCAACCAGCCTTCCAGTTCCAGTTCCAGTTCCAGTTCCAGACCCCGATGGGGGGACGTCGACGATGACAACGATGACTATCTTCTTCCGCCACGTGAAGTCATCGGACCTGATGAAAACGGTATCAAGAAAGTCATTGAATATAAGTTGAACCATGAGAATAAACTTGTCAGGGTCACCACAACTTCTCGTGTTCGTAAACTGGTGGCTAATGCTCGTGTTAGTAAGCATGTTGTGCAGAGGAGAGCTTGGACCAAGTTTGGTGATGCTCTTGATGAAGGTGTTGGTGCTAATTTGACTATGGTTTCTACTGAGGCTATTTTTCTTGAACGACCTGCGCCTTATG GTAGCAAAGTAGAGGAATCAAATTCTACAACTGAGTTGAGAACTGGTGGTGCTCTCATGGTTTGCAGAACCTGCGGGAAGAAGGGGGATCACTGGAGTGCAAGGTGTCCTTACAAAGATCTCAATCAACCGATTGAAACTTTTAGTGAGAAGCCCGGTACATCAGATGTAATATCTGCAAACGGTGTTACAAAAGCAGCATATGTTCCTCCCAATCTGCGGCGCGGGGCAGAGAGGACCAGTGGTTCAGATATGAGGCGCAGGACAGAAGAGAATTCTGTCCGAGTCACAAACTTATCAGAAGACACCCGTGAGGCTGACCTGAATGAGTTGTGTCGTAATATTGGTCCTGTCACTCGCACTTACGTTTCCACTGACCAGAGGACGGGTGTATGTAGGGGTTTTGGATTTGTTAATTTTCTCAACAGGGAGGATGCTGAGAAAGCTATCAAGGTACTCAATGGGTATGGTTATGACAACCTCATACTCCATGTCGAATGGGCAGCACCGAGGACAAACTAG
- the LOC141705896 gene encoding uncharacterized protein LOC141705896, whose protein sequence is MFLSNNRLLSCLSKSIAILGLFLYIMIFIFFFRNDPCCTKPNSLSSSTKLSSYLDTNISHLVIGIASSSNLWRYRKPYIESWWKPNVTRGFIFLDRAPDEPSSFPPYRISEDSSRYNAFNRRKSPHIIRLARVVEEIFNAENEDDVRWYVIADDDTILFVNNVAEVLGKYDHSKYFYVGMHSECTDSNALFSFNMAFGGAGYALSYPLARLVAKNLDLCLKRYSTMFGSDQLMHSCIADLGVSLTLEKGFHQIDFHQDISGLLSAHPQSLLLSLHHLDAVEPIFPSMDRIQSVNHLMKAAKVDESRILQQTICHQKHKNWTFSISWGYSVHIYEAIIPPSILQAPLETFSRWRRKAWPFYMFKTRPVINDSCAAPHVFFFHSIERTIGNHHVTIYIRSSARRLPACSSSGNHSADHISKIRVLALVRHYEDPSRKECCDYMGLYTNSTTFQLRSCMEDEILS, encoded by the exons ATGTTCTTGTCTAACAATAGATTATTGTCCTGCCTATCCAAATCAATAGCTATTTTAGGATTATTTCTCTACATTATGATTTTCATCTTCTTCTTCAGGAATGATCCTTGCTGCACCAAGCCAAATTCACTCTCTAGTTCCACCAAATTATCTTCTTATCTTGATACCAACATTAGTCATTTAGTCATTGGCATTGCTAGTTCTTCAAATTTATGGAGATATAGAAAACCCTACATCGAATCATGGTGGAAACCTAATGTCACACGTGGCTTCATATTCCTTGATAGAGCTCCTGATGAGCCATCTTCTTTTCCACCCTACCGGATTTCAGAGGACAGTTCGAGGTACAATGCTTTTAACAGGCGCAAATCGCCACATATCATTCGACTAGCACGTGTGGTTGAGGAAATATTTAATGCAGAAAATGAAGACGATGTAAGATGGTATGTTATTGCCGATGATGATACTATACTTTTTGTCAATAATGTTGCAGAGGTTTTGGGAAAGTATGATCATAGCAAGTACTTTTATGTTGGGATGCATTCGGAGTGTACTGACTCCAACGCTTTGTTTTCATTTAATATGGCTTTTGGAGGAGCGGGTTATGCTTTGAGTTATCCTTTGGCTAGATTAGTTGCTAAGAATTTAGATCTGTGTCTTAAAAGATATTCAACTATGTTTGGAAGTGATCAATTAATGCATTCTTGTATTGCTGATCTTGGAGTTTCACTAACCTTAGAAAAAGGATTTCATCAG ATTGATTTTCATCAAGACATATCTGGTTTACTATCAGCTCATCCACAATCTCTTCTTCTTTCACTTCACCACCTTGATGCAGTAGAGCCTATATTTCCTTCCATGGATCGTATCCAATCAGTAAACCATCTCATGAAAGCAGCAAAAGTCGATGAATCAAGGATACTGCAACAAACCATTTGTCATCAAAAGCACAAAAACTGGACTTTCTCCATCTCTTGGGGCTACTCCGTTCATATTTATGAGGCGATAATTCCTCCAAGCATTCTACAAGCGCCCTTGGAGACTTTTTCTCGTTGGCGCAGAAAAGCATGGCCATTCTATATGTTTAAAACTCGACCTGTTATAAATGATTCTTGTGCAGCTCCTCATGTTTTCTTCTTCCACTCTATAGAAAGAACAATAGGAAATCATCATGTAACAATTTACATTCGAAGTTCAGCACGTAGATTACCTGCTTGTTCATCTAGTGGTAATCATTCTGCAGATCACATCTCTAAAATTCGAGTCCTAGCACTAGTGAGGCATTATGAG GACCCAAGTCGAAAAGAATGTTGCGACTACATGGGGTTGTATACTAATAGTACAACATTCCAGCTCAGGTCTTGTATGGAAGATGAGATATTAAGCTAA
- the LOC141707277 gene encoding ras-related protein Rab2BV-like, whose translation MANRVDHHEYDYLFKIVLIGDSGVGKSNILSRFTRNEFCLESKSTIGVEFATRTLQIDGKTVKAQIWDTAGQERYRAITSAYYRGAVGAFIVYDITKRQTFDNVQRWLRELRDHADSNIVLMMAGNKSDLKHLRAVAEQDGQALAEKEGLSFLETSALEAQNIEQAFQTVLTEIYHIMNKKALAAEEAAATLPGQGTTININDPSRNMKKGCCST comes from the exons ATGGCAAATAGAGTGGATCATCACGAGTACGATTACTTGTTCAAGATAGTGTTGATCGGTGACTCTGGTGTAGGCAAATCTAACATTCTCTCTCGTTTTACCAGAAATGAGTTCTGTCTTGAATCCAAATCCACTATTGGCGTTGAGTTCGCTACCAGAACTCTTCAG ATAGATGGAAAGACCGTCAAGGCCCAAATATGGGACACTGCAGGACAGGAAAGGTACCGTGCTATAACAAGTGCTTACTACAGAGGAGCTGTCGGTGCTTTTATTGTGTACGACATAACTAAGAGGCAAACATTTGACAATGTTCAGAGATGGCTCCGTGAGTTGAGAGATCATGCTGACTCGAACATTGTTCTCATGATGGCCGGGAACAAGTCTGACCTAAAGCATCTCAGAGCTGTAGCAGAGCAAGATGGTCAAGCTTTGGCGGAGAAGGAAGGACTCTCATTCCTAGAGACATCAGCGCTAGAAGCACAAAATATTGAACAGGCCTTTCAGACTGTTTTAACTGAAATATATCATATCATGAACAAGAAAGCACTGGCAGCTGAAGAAGCAGCAGCTACACTTCCTGGTCAAGGGACTACAATCAATATTAATGATCCATCCAGGAACATGAAGAAGGGTTGTTGTTCTACTTAA
- the LOC141705895 gene encoding uncharacterized protein LOC141705895 isoform X2, giving the protein MAITKVENPSNQPSSSSSSSSSRPRWGDVDDDNDDYLLPPREVIGPDENGIKKVIEYKLNHENKLVRVTTTSRVRKLVANARVSKHVVQRRAWTKFGDALDEGVGANLTMVSTEAIFLERPAPYGTCCFLPQVAFYKLLCKLVDMLLTGSKVEESNSTTELRTGGALMVCRTCGKKGDHWSARCPYKDLNQPIETFSEKPGTSDVISANGVTKAAYVPPNLRRGAERTSGSDMRRRTEENSVRVTNLSEDTREADLNELCRNIGPVTRTYVSTDQRTGVCRGFGFVNFLNREDAEKAIKVLNGYGYDNLILHVEWAAPRTN; this is encoded by the exons ATGGCGATCACTAAGGTTGAAAACCCTAGCAACCAGCCTTCCAGTTCCAGTTCCAGTTCCAGTTCCAGACCCCGATGGGGGGACGTCGACGATGACAACGATGACTATCTTCTTCCGCCACGTGAAGTCATCGGACCTGATGAAAACGGTATCAAGAAAGTCATTGAATATAAGTTGAACCATGAGAATAAACTTGTCAGGGTCACCACAACTTCTCGTGTTCGTAAACTGGTGGCTAATGCTCGTGTTAGTAAGCATGTTGTGCAGAGGAGAGCTTGGACCAAGTTTGGTGATGCTCTTGATGAAGGTGTTGGTGCTAATTTGACTATGGTTTCTACTGAGGCTATTTTTCTTGAACGACCTGCGCCTTATGGTACGTGCTGTTTTCTTCCTCAAGTCGCGTTTTAC AAATTACTTTGCAA GTTGGTTGATATGTTGCTAACAGGTAGCAAAGTAGAGGAATCAAATTCTACAACTGAGTTGAGAACTGGTGGTGCTCTCATGGTTTGCAGAACCTGCGGGAAGAAGGGGGATCACTGGAGTGCAAGGTGTCCTTACAAAGATCTCAATCAACCGATTGAAACTTTTAGTGAGAAGCCCGGTACATCAGATGTAATATCTGCAAACGGTGTTACAAAAGCAGCATATGTTCCTCCCAATCTGCGGCGCGGGGCAGAGAGGACCAGTGGTTCAGATATGAGGCGCAGGACAGAAGAGAATTCTGTCCGAGTCACAAACTTATCAGAAGACACCCGTGAGGCTGACCTGAATGAGTTGTGTCGTAATATTGGTCCTGTCACTCGCACTTACGTTTCCACTGACCAGAGGACGGGTGTATGTAGGGGTTTTGGATTTGTTAATTTTCTCAACAGGGAGGATGCTGAGAAAGCTATCAAGGTACTCAATGGGTATGGTTATGACAACCTCATACTCCATGTCGAATGGGCAGCACCGAGGACAAACTAG
- the LOC141688038 gene encoding uncharacterized protein LOC141688038, which produces MEADVASKTVSKLCIAQLELITDVSYTKPKSLSRYIRSSSYLNTDISHLIIGIASSSKSWRRRKPYIESWWKPNATRGFIFLDRAPDEHLLWPSSMPPYRISEETGRYNAFNMHKMQHVIRVARVVEETFNAENGDDVRWYLFADDDTILFVNNVAEVLSKYDHREYFYVGMPSESVGPNIWLSFNMAFGGAGYALSYPLAKAVAKNLDLCLKRYPTLYGSDQIMHSCIADLGVSLTLEKGFHQIDLHQDISGLLSAHPQSLLVSLHHLDAVEPIFPSMDRIQSVNHLMKAAKADESRLLQQTICYQKHKNWTFSIAWGYSIHIYETIMPPSILQVPLETFYPWSRIPWPYIFKTRRVSHNSCEAPHVFFFHSIEETVRDHLETVYIRSSARRLPACVSSGNHPADHISEIRVLTLRRRDYEDRSRRECCDCMGIHINSAKIKLRYCKEAEILP; this is translated from the exons ATGGAAGCTGATGTTGCTAGTAAAACAGTTTCAAAGCTG TGCATTGCTCAACTGGAGTTAAT CACTGATGTTTCCTACACTAAGCCGAAATCATTGTCTAGATACATCAGATCTTCTTCATATCTTAACACCGACATTAGCCATTTAATTATAGGCATTGCAAGTTCGTCAAAGTCATGGAGACGTAGAAAACCCTACATTGAATCATGGTGGAAACCTAATGCAACTCGTGGCTTCATCTTTCTCGATAGAGCTCCAGACGAGCACCTTCTATGGCCATCTTCTATGCCACCTTATCGGATTTCAGAGGAAACTGGGAGGTACAATGCATTTAACATGCACAAAATGCAGCATGTCATCCGTGTAGCACGTGTGGTCGAGGAAACATTTAATGCAGAAAATGGAGATGATGTGAGATGGTATCTATTTGCTGATGATGATACTATACTTTTTGTCAATAATGTTGCAGAAGTTTTGAGTAAGTATGATCACAGGGAGTATTTTTATGTTGGGATGCCTTCTGAGTCTGTTGGCCCCAACATTTGGCTTTCGTTTAACATGGCTTTTGGAGGTGCTGGTTATGCTTTGAGTTATCCTTTGGCTAAGGCTGTTGCCAAGAACTTAGATTTGTGTCTTAAAAGATATCCAACTTTGTATGGAAGTGATCAAATTATGCATTCTTGTATTGCTGATCTTGGAGTTTCACTAACTCTGGAAAAAGGATTTCACCAG ATTGATTTACATCAAGACATATCTGGTTTACTATCAGCTCATCCACAATCTCTTCTTGTTTCACTTCACCATCTTGATGCAGTAGAGCCTATATTTCCTTCCATGGATCGTATCCAATCAGTAAACCATCTCATGAAAGCagcaaaagctgatgaatcaaGGCTATTACAACAAACCATTTGTTatcaaaagcataaaaactgGACTTTTTCCATTGCTTGGGGATACTCTATCCATATTTATGAGACAATTATGCCTCCAAGCATCCTGCAGGTTCCCTTGGAAACTTTTTATCCTTGGAGCAGAATACCATGGCCCTATATTTTTAAAACTCGACGTGTATCACACAATTCTTGTGAAGCTCCACATGTTTTCTTCTTCCATTCTATAGAAGAAACTGTGAGGGATCATCTTGAAACGGTCTACATCAGAAGTTCAGCACGTAGATTACCTGCTTGTGTATCTAGTGGCAATCATCCTGCAGATCATATCTCTGAAATCCGAGTCTTAACACTGAGGAGAAGGGATTATGAG GACCGAAGTAGAAGAGAATGTTGTGACTGTATGGGAATCCATATTAACAGTGCAAAAATTAAGCTCAGGTATTGCAAGGAAGCTGAAATATTACCCTGA
- the LOC141707276 gene encoding serine/threonine-protein phosphatase PP1 isozyme 2-like → MAQNEEEMNPVLLEDIINRLLEFRQARTPRQVNLSESEIRQLCCASKLIFLQQPTLLELEAPIKICGDIHGQYGDLLRLFEYGGFPPEANYLFLGDYVDRGKQSLETICLLLAYKIKYPENFFLLRGNHECASINRIYGFYDECKRRFNVKLWKTFTDCFNCLPVAALVDDKILCMHGGLSPDLTNLDQIRNLTRPTDVPDSGLLCDLLWSDPTREVGGWGMNDRGVSYTFGQDKVAEFLMQHNMDLVCRAHQVVEDGYEFFAERQLVTIFSAPNYCGEFDNAGAMMSVDESLMCSFQILKPADRKPRF, encoded by the exons ATGGCTCAAAATGAGGAAGAAATGAACCCAGTGCTTCTTGAAGACATTATCAATCGGCTGTTGGAGTTTCGACAGGCCAGAACTCCCCGCCAAGTTAACTTGTCCGAGTCCGAGATTCGACAGCTTTGTTGTGCTTCCAAACTCATTTTTCTTCAACAGCCTACTTTGTTGGAGCTTGAAGCCCCTATCAAAATCTGCG GTGACATTCACGGGCAATATGGTGACCTTCTACGTCTTTTTGAATATGGAGGTTTCCCTCCTGAGGCTAATTATTTGTTCTTAGGAGACTATGTGGACCGTGGGAAGCAAAGTCTTGAAACAATATGCCTTCTCCTTGCATACAAAATTAAATACCCTGAGAATTTTTTTCTTTTGAGAGGAAATCATGAATGTGCTTCGATTAACAGAATATATGGATTTTATGATGAATGTAAGCGACGTTTCAATGTGAAGCTATGGAAAACATTTACTGATTGTTTTAATTGCCTTCCAGTGGCTGCTCTTGTAGACGACAAGATACTTTGCATGCACGGGGGCCTTTCTCCCGATTTGACAAACTTAGATCAAATAAGAAATTTAACTCGTCCTACTGATGTTCCCGACTCTGGTTTGCTCTGTGATTTACTTTGGTCTGATCCTACCAGAGAAGTTGGAGGCTGGGGAATGAATGATAGGGGAGTCTCATACACCTTTGGTCAGGATAAGGTGGCAGAGTTTTTAATGCAACATAATATGGACCTTGTTTGTCGTGCACATCAG GTTGTGGAGGACGGATATGAGTTCTTCGCTGAGAGGCAGCTAGTTACAATTTTTTCAGCCCCTAACTACTGTGGGGAATTTGACAATGCTGGTGCAATGATGAGCGTTGATGAAAGCTTAATGTGTTCTTTCCAAATTTTAAAGCCAGCAGATAGAAAGCCTAGGTTCTAA
- the LOC141707279 gene encoding pentatricopeptide repeat-containing protein CRR2, chloroplastic-like yields MLVYHLPKTLTRHCIRFFTHPSRLPSQFHHIPTGTNHLIQSLCQQGNLKQALYLLTEEPYPNLQTFELLIHSCSIKNSSFDARTVHNHVIHKGFDQNPFLATKLIGMYFELGLVDSACQVFDRICKRNVFVWNAFFKGLVKVGYGDEVLCMYRRMNLDGGGSDSFTYTYVLKGCVAEESEESFVEGLGKVKEIHCHILRHGYWGNVHVMTTLVDVYAKFGCVVFAGFVFYGMQVKNVVSWSAMIACCAKNGRPFEAVELFREMIVEIHGLVPNSVTMVSVIQACTALCAVEIGRLLHGYVLRKGLNSILPVVNALLSMYARCGDLHIGRRVFDQMERRDVVSWNSMISSYGINGLGKKAIEVFEEMLFSGIHPNPVSFVSVLGACSHGGLLQEGKILFESMERDHGVYPTVKHYACLVDLLGRANRLDEAAKVIENMQIEPGPTVWGSLLGSCRIHCNVKLAESASRRLFQLEPENFGNYSLMAEIYAQAEMWDEVKRIKNLIEARGIQKLAGCSWIEVKRRIYSFISADELSPKNEVVLALLVKLLTEIKKMGYVPHTKVVLFDTSEKGRESILLAHSEKLALAFGLMNTNRGETIRITKNLRLCEDCHSVTKFISKFLDREILVRDVNRIHLFKDGVCSCGDYW; encoded by the coding sequence ATGCTTGTATATCATCTCCCTAAAACCCTCACACGCCATTGCATTCGTTTCTTCACTCACCCATCTCGTCTCCCTTCTCAATTTCATCACATTCCCACTGGCACCAACCATCTTATTCAGTCTCTCTGTCAACAAGGCAACTTAAAACAAGCCCTTTATCTCCTCACTGAAGAACCCTACCCAAATCTTCAAACTTTTGAGCTTTTAATCCATTCCTGCTCTATCAAAAACTCATCTTTTGATGCAAGAACTGTtcataatcatgttattcataaaGGGTTTGATCAGAATCCTTTTCTTGCTACTAAACTTATTGGTATGTACTTTGAGTTGGGCTTAGTTGATAGTGCATGTCAAGTGTTTGATAGAATTTGTAAAAGAAATGTGTTTGTGTGGAATGCTTTTTTTAAAGGGTTGGTGAAGGTTGGGTATGGTGATGAGGTGTTGTGTATGTATAGGAGGATGAATTTGGATGGTGGCGGTTCGGATAGTTTTACGTATACTTATGTGCTTAAGGGTTGTGTTGCGGAGGAGAGTGAGGAGAGTTTTGTTGAGGGGTTGGGTAAAGTGAAGGAGATTCATTGTCATATTTTGAGACATGGGTATTGGGGGAATGTGCATGTTATGACTACTTTGGTTGATGTGTATGCTAAGTTTGGTTGTGTTGTGTTTGCTGGTTTTGTTTTTTATGGGATGCAGGTGAAAAATGTGGTTTCTTGGAGTGCGATGATTGCGTGTTGCGCGAAGAATGGGAGGCCTTTTGAAGCAGTGGAGCTTTTTAGGGAAATGATAGTTGAGATACATGGGTTGGTGCCAAATTCGGTGACAATGGTTAGTGTTATCCAAGCTTGTACGGCTTTATGTGCTGTGGAGATAGGTAGACTTTTGCATGGCTATGTACTTAGGAAAGGCCTTAATTCGATTTTGCCTGTTGTTAATGCCTTATTGAGTATGTATGCAAGATGCGGTGATCTTCATATTGGACGTCGTGTTTTTGATCAAATGGAGAGGAGAGATGTGGTGTCTTGGAATTCTATGATTTCAAGTTATGGAATTAATGGGCTTGGGAAGAAAGCTATAGAAGTTTTTGAAGAGATGCTATTCAGTGGAATCCACCCGAATCCTGTATCATTTGTTAGTGTTTTGGGAGCTTGTAGCCATGGAGGGCTTCTTCAGGAGGGTAAAATATTGTTCGAATCAATGGAAAGGGATCACGGGGTCTATCCTACTGTTAAACATTATGCTTGCCTGGTCGATCTTCTTGGTAGAGCAAATCGGTTGGATGAAGCAGCAAAGGTCATAGAAAATATGCAAATTGAACCAGGACCTACAGTTTGGGGTTCCCTTCTTGGATCATGTAGGATCCATTGCAATGTCAAGCTTGCTGAAAGTGCCAGCAGAAGGCTTTTTCAGCTTGAACCTGAAAATTTCGGCAATTATTCACTAATGGCTGAAATATATGCACAAGCAGAGATGTGGGATGAGGTTAAAAGAATCAAAAATCTCATAGAGGCTCGAGGAATTCAAAAGCTTGCCGGATGTAGTTGGATTGAAGTGAAAAGAAGAATTTACTCATTCATTTCAGCTGATGAACTTAGTCCAAAGAATGAAGTGGTTCTAGCTTTATTAGTAAAACTTTTAACGGAGATAAAGAAGATGGGCTATGTTCCACATACCAAAGTGGTGCTCTTCGATACAAGCGAAAAAGGGAGAGAAAGTATTTTACTAGCACATAGTGAAAAGTTGGCACTTGCTTTTGGTCTGATGAATACCAACAGAGGTGAAACCATTAGAATTACCAAGAACTTAAGGTTATGTGAAGATTGTCATTCTGTAACAAAGTTCATCTCGAAATTTTTGGATAGAGAGATCTTGGTTAGAGATGTCAACCGCATTCACCTATTTAAAGATGGGGTTTGTTCATGTGGTGATTATTGGTGA